The genomic segment TCAACCCGCCGATTTCGCGCCGAGGCTGCTCAGACCTCTTGTCCGGCGGCATCTAAGATCGCCGCCTGCACGCGCCCGCCCGCATAGCGTTCGATCAGGGCAGCCATATCCGCCACCGCCGCTGCACAATCGCGTCGCCCTTCGGCGTGGTGTGCCTCTACTGCGATCACAAGGTGCGTCGTTTCGGGGCGGGCGGCGCTTTCCTCGCCTTGCCGCCAGCACCACCGCCGCGCAAGGACGCATTCCGTCTCATCAGTGAAAATTACCTCACCCACCTCCGGGTGTTCAAGGCTTGCCTCGCCAAGCGGGGTATAACGCTCTGTACCAACAGCGTGCTTCACGGTGATCGGCAGGGTGACACGCTCCGTCGCCATGACCGCCACCGGAAGGGCGTAACGGATGCTGATCAGGTTGCCTATATCGACCAAGAGGGAGAGAGATGGTATATCGCCCTGCTTTGTCAGGCGGCGCAGCAGCGATTCGGCGGCGCAGCGGTAGCGGGTGGGGTCTGCGCCAAAACGCCGAAAGGCTGCCCGCCACGCGGCAAGGGTGGGTAACTCGCTGAGCGGCGTTGTGCCAATCCGCGTCCGTACTGTTGCTTGCTCAGCCGCGTAATACGTGTTGAATTCGGGTGGCGTCTGCTGGTTGTTCGCCCCCTTAACGATGATCAGACCACCGACAAGCGTTGGATTCTGTGCCACAATGGATGAATGATAGCGAAAGTAGGTCATGGGTTAGGCGTAATCTCCTGATGATCACGAAACGGCGGCGGGCGGGGTGCTTTTATCTGGGGTGTTTCGCGCCGTTTGCGTATACCGTCTTGATCCTCTGGAACATTATCGATTGGCTCGCCCGCGCCGTAAAGGGGAAACGCCAGGGCGGGGGGCTTCCCCGCTGATGAATTGGCAGTGTCTAGCACGCAGGTGTATCTTCTAAGATGGGTTAAAGGGTATAACTCACCCTACACAGTTTTTTACCCTCTCTTTTAGCTAAAGGGCAGTTTGAGGGGGCTTCCCCCTCAAAAGTTGGATTCCCCCTACATGGGGAGAGGGGGCTAGGGGGTGCGGGCAAGTGTGTAAGGTCAGTTAAGGTAAGCATGAAAGAGAACGACGATGCAATACGTCCGTTTAGGAAATACCGGTCTCAAAGTGAGCCGGCTGTGCTTGGGCATGATGACCTATGGCAGCAAACAGTGGCGCGAGTGGATGCTTGATGAAGGCGAATCCCGCCCGCTGATCAAAGCTGCATTGGAGGCAGGGATTAATTTTTTCGATACGGCGGATGTTTACTCTATCGGCGTCAGTGAGGAAATTACCGGACGGGCGCTGCGTGATTTCGCCCGTCGCGAGGAGATCATTATCGCCACAAAAGTAAACGGGGCGATGGGCAGCCAGCCCAACAACCGAGGGCTTTCCCGCAAGCATATTATGCAGAGCATCGATGATTCCTTGCGGCGGCTTGGCACAGAGTACATTGATCTCTACCAAATCCACCGCTTTGATCCAGAGACGCCCATTGAGGAGACGCTGCAGGCGCTTCACGATATTGTGCGGGCGGGCAAGGCACTCTATATCGGCGCGTCCAGCATGTATGCCTGGCAGTTCATCACCATGCAACACACCGCCGAACGACACGGGTGGACGCGCTTCGTCGCCATGCAAAATCACTACAACCTTGTCTACCGCGAGGAAGAACGGGAGATGATTCCCTACTGCCAAGCGACAGGCGTCGGCTTGATTCCTTGGTCGCCGCTGGCGCGGGGATTTTTGGCGGGAAATCGCCCGAAGGGGAAACAAGATGGCGAGACACTCCGTTCGCGGACGGATAATTTTGCCCACCAACTCTACTATCAAGAGGCGGATTTTGCCGTTGCCAATCAGGTTGGCGTGGTTGCCCAAAAGTACGGGGTGAAACCCGCCCAGATTGCCCTTGCCTGGATGCTCCAAAAGGGTCACATCAGCGCCCCCATCATCGGCGTCAGCAAGCCCTACCAACTGAGCGAGGCGGTCAGCGCCTTGACAATCACCCTAGAGGCGGAGGACATCGCCGCTCTGGAATCGCCCTATGCGCCGCACCCCGTCTTGGGGCATTAAGGCAAAGCTAGGATAGATTATGAACCGCTTGAAAGATTCGACCTCGCCCTACTTGTTGCAGCACGCCGAAAATCCGGTGGACTGGTATCCCTGGGGCGAGGAAGCGTTTGCTGCCGCTCGCCGAGACGACAAGCCAATGTTGCTCAGCATCGGCTACAGCGCCTGTCATTGGTGTCATGTCATGGCGCACGAGAGCTTTGAAGACCCCGACACGGCAGCAATCATGAATCGGGATTTCCTCTGCGTGAAGGTGGATCGAGAGGAGCGCCCCGACATAGACGACATTTACATGCAAGCGACACTTATCTTCACCCAGGGGCATGGTGGCTGGCCCATGACGGTCTTTCTCTTGCCCGATGGTCGCCCTTTCCATGCCGGAACGTATTACCCTAGCGAAGATCGCTATGGGATGCCTTCGTTTCGGCGCATCCTTGCTGGTGTGATCGATGCCTACCGCAACCGCCGCGCCCAAGCGGAGGCAATTGCCGCGGAAGTTGCCGAAGGCTTGCAGCGCGAGGGGTTAGGAATCGGCGCGGAAGGGCGGGGCGAGACGATCACCGCGAAACGCCTAGACGCCGCTGCCCGAAAGCTGCTCAGCGGGTTCGATGGCATTCACGGGGGGCTGTCGAAAGGGCGCCCGAAGTTCCCCAACCCCATGAATTTGGAATACCTTCTGCGCCATTTTGCCCGCACGGGCGAGACAGCGGCGGTGGATGCCGTGCGCTTTACCCTTCAGAAAATGGCGCGGGGCGGCATGTATGATCAGATTGGCGGGGGCTTTCACCGCTACAGCGTTGATGAACGTTGGCTTGTCCCCCACTTTGAGAAGATGTTCTACGATAACGCGCAGCTGAGCCGCGTGTACCTCCATGCGTGGGCGCTGACCGGCGATCCCTTCTTCAAGGGCATTGCCACCGAGATATACGATTACATCCTGCGCGAGATGACCGCCCCTGAGGGGGGCTTTTACAGCACCACCGATGCTGACAGTGAGGGAGAAGAAGGGAAGTTTTTCGTCTGGTCGGCGGCGGAACTGCGCGAGGTGCTGCCCGCCGAGGAAGCCCGTGCCGCCATTGCCTATTGGGGCGTCACCGCGTCGGGAAATTTTGAGGGGCAGACGATCCTGAATGTACCCTTTGAACCGGCGCAGGTGGCAGCAAACCTCGATCTCTCCCTAGAAGCGCTCATGGCGCTGATCGCCAGCGCCAAAGATCGGCTCTATGCCCACCGGACGCACCGCATCCCGCCCGGGCGCGATGAGAAAATTCTGACAGCGTGGAATGGGCTGATGTTGGCAAGCCTTGCCGAAGCTGCTCGTCGGTTGGGACGTGAGGATTATCAGGCGGCGGCGGTGCGCAATGCGGAATTTCTGTTGCGGACGATGCGCACACCCGAAGGACGCCTTCTGCGCAGCCACAAGGATGGAAAAACCCAGTTCAACGGCTATCTTGAAGACTACGCCGCCTTGATCGATGGCTTGCTCGAACTTTACCAAACGACCTTTGCCCCCCGCTACTTTGCCGAGGCGGAACAGTTGGCGGGCATTGTCCTCAGCCATTTCGCGGCGGCGGATGGCGGCTTTTTTGATACCAGTGACGATCACGAAAAACTGATCGCCCGTCCGCGCAACATGCAAGACAACGCAACCCCATCGGGCAGCAATCTGATGGCGCATGTCTTGCTGAAACTGAGCGCCTACACGGGGGAGGGGCGCTATGAAAAAGCCGCTCTCGCCGTCTTGAATCCGGTGGCGAACGCGCTGAGCGAGTATCCGGCTGCCTTTGGTGAGGCGCTCAACGCTGCCGTCCTCCTCGTGCATGGCATTGATGAGGTCGCATTGATCGGGGAATCGCCCCCTTTGCGCGGGGTTGTCCTCAGCGGCTACCGCCCCTTCCTTGTGCTGGCCTATGCCCCGGCTGAGCCTGACGAAACGGCGATCCCGCCCTTGCTGCGGGGGCGGACGCTCGTCAAGGGGCAGCCCGCCGCGTATGTTTGCCGGAGTTTTGTCTGCAAACGTCCCGCCACCGAAGCGGCGGCGTTGGAACGGGCGCTGACAGGCGGCTGATCTTGCCACTCCTTGAGCGGTGGGATGGCGCGGACGCCCTCTAGGGCGCCCCTACAAGGTGTGGGGGAGGGGTGTTATACCCCTAGCTGCACACCTTCCACGCCCCATCTTCTTTGATCAGTTTAATCGGGGCTGCCCCAAGCGGGGTGATGCCTAAATCGACCTCGCGGCTTTGATCACCAACCGTTACCTTCAGCTTGCCACCTAGTTTTACCTCGGCAGCCTGAGCGCTTTCGCTGGTGAGGGTAAAGGTGATATTCCCAAAATCAAACGACGACTCCGCCGTCCCCCCGATGATGGCGCTGACGCCAGACGCCATACCTTCTCCGGCGGGAAGAACGGATTTGCACAAATAATCGAGCGCTTTTTTATCTTTTCTCACCGCGTTTTCAAAGAATCCTCGTGCCGCGTCTGTTGGTGAGCCACCACCGCAGGCGGTTAAGGTCAGACTGAGAAAAATGACCGTAAGAGCCATGATTCGGAATGATTTACGCATACCCGTTTTTGCACTCCTCACCGTTCCACTCCTCATCAGGAAAAGACGCTAGTGTGTTTCAGTGTAATCCAAAACACGCCCTCTCGCCAAAACTTCTGTGGAAGGAAACGAACGCGGGCGGTGGTCAACCCATCGCCCGCGCCGTTATCCTAAAGGAACCTCATCAACCATGAACGGTGGTGAGGCATCAGCCTGTGGGCAGGGTTAGCTGCACACCTTCCACTTGCCGTCTTCCTTGAGCATCGGAATGGGGGCAGCGCCAGCCGCGCCCATATCGACATCTTGGGAGACACCCCCTACAGTTACCTTCAACTTACCGGAGAACTTGACAGTGGCTTTATCGCCGCTCTCGTTCTCGACGGTGAAGCTCAAACCCGAGGAGTCAACGGTCACGCCGCTTGCCCCACCGCCAGCAATTGCTGCGAAGGAGGAAACCATCTGGTCAGCCTGAGCTTCCAACGCCTTACAAATGTAACCCTTAGCAGCAGCCGAATCGTTCTTGAAGACGGCTTCAAAGAAACCCTTTGCCCCATCAGCGGGGGTGCCGCCGCCGCCGCCGCCGCCGCCGCCGCACGCCGTGAGCGCCAAGCTGAGGAACAACACAGCGAGGGTCAAAACCCGAAATGACTTACGCATAGAGATGCACTCCTTGTTGCAAAATACACGCCGATCAGTGTAATCCAAAATCTATACAGTGCAACTGCGCATTTTCTCCCGCGCTATAATCCCCCCAATCGTGAGGTTATTTCATCGGATGACCCGCCCGTGATGCATCGACTCCGCAATGCCTTTGCCGCTGGTTTTGCCCTAGTTTTGGTAGCCTTTCTCAACTTCATCCCTCACCAACCTCTGACCGCACAGGGTGAAGGGTGCGCTGAGCCTACTGGAATGCTGGTAGATCGCACCTACCGCAGCGCCATTCTTGGACAGACCATGACCTATGCGCTCTACCTCCCACCCTGTTACAATGCCGATTCGCAGCGCTACCCGACGGTTTACCTGATGCATGGCTCAGATGCGGTGGATACGCGCTATTGGGTAGGGTTAGGGGTGGTTGATGCCCTTGATCGGGGTATTAAAACAGGGATTCTCCCGCCGATGTTGGTCGTCTTGCCCTTTGGCGATTGGATCGCCAACAACAACCAGTTCAATCGCGTTTCGTGGAGCACCGTCTTTCTCAGCGAACTGATGCCCAATGTGGAGGGGAATTTTCGCGCCGATCCACGCCGTGAATCACGCGCCATTGGGGGGATTTCACGAGGTGGTTTTTGGGCGTTTAACATTGCCTTTCTGCACCCCGATCTGTTCGTTTCCTTGGGCGGACACAGCCCGTTTTTCCATCCTAGCCACTGGCAAGGGGCGAATCCGCTTGTCTTGGTGAACACCCTCCCCAATCTGGAGACGCTGCGTATCTGGATGGATCATGGGCGGGAGGATTACGCCGCCCCGAACATCATTGAGATGAACCGGCTGATGGAACAGCGCAAACTGCCCCACATTTATCAGGTGTACGCAGAGGGCAAACACGAGCGGAAGTACTGGGCATCCCATATGATGGAATACTTGCTTTTTTATGCCCAACCCTGGCTGCCCACCGCAGAGGTGAAAGAAACCCCTACAGTGGGGCTGCCAACACTCCCAACAGTGACACCAACACCCCTTGTCGCCTTACCGCTTGCCCGCCCCAACCTTGGTGCTGGCGAGGATGCGGGAGAGGCAATTTTCCTTCCGGTGATCGCCTACAAGAGCATCCTCGACCCGCTCCCGATGGAATCGTTACGGGCGGCGCGGCGCGGCGATCTCGCTCCCTATTTGGCACTCGATCAGACAACGGCGGCGGCACTCCAAGCGCGGGGGGTGATGCTTCACCCGCAAACGCCCATCTATCCTGATGAAATACTCGTGCGGGAATTGGAACGTCAGCCGCGTGTCTGGACGCTGCTCCCCCTCACGCGGCTGACGCCTCGCCTGCGCTTGCTCATGGTGGACGAGGTGAACCCCGTCTATGGCTTGATCGATGGTACGCTGGCGGACTACCCCTTTGCTTTTGCCCCCTTCCCCCGCGAACACCTGACGACGATCCTGATTTCCGGTGTCACGGCGATCACCCGCGAGACGCGCCAAGTCATTGAGCGCGAGGGGGTCGAATGGGCGCAAGGCGGACTGCGCGGGATCACCCGCCGCGCCGATATTTTTCACGTCAGCAATGAGGTTTCATTTCATGAGGGCTGCCCACGCTTCAGGGGTGGGATGCCCTTTGGAGAGTTCTGTTCGAATGTCGATCATTTTCCGATTCTGACGGAGCTTGGCGTTGACGTTGTGGAGCTTTCCGGCAACCATAACATGGATTACCAGCAGCCGTCTTACCTCAGCACCTTAGAGATGTACGCGGGGGCGGGGATCAAGACCGTTGGCGGCGGGCGCAATGGTGGCGAGGCGCGGCAGCCCTTCCTCATCACCGGTGGGGGGGGGCGCGTGGCGTGGGTCTCTTGCAACGATGTCGGTCCGCGTTGGGCAATGGCAACCGAGCTTGAACCGGGCGCGGCAACTTGTGACGATGGCTGGCTGCGGGAAGCGCTCCCCCGCCTTCAGCGCGAGAATGATGTGGTGATCATCTCCATCCAGTGGATCGAATCGGAGACGCAAATCCCCACCCGCCGCCAAGAGGCAAAGGCGCAGGATTACGCCGATTGGGGCGCTGATGTGATCATCGGGACGCAGGCGCATCTGACGCAGTTTGCCCGCTTTTTACCGAATGCGCGGGGCGGGGAATCCTTTGTCCATTACGGGTTGGGCAACCTGTTCTTCGACCAAACCTTCGATTACAAGTTTTCCTACATGGTGGAAGTTTATGTCTATGAGGGGGCGGTGCGCACGCTGGCGCTCTATCCGGTGGTCATTGAGGGGCAAGGTCGCCCCCGTTTGATGGACGCCAAATCACGGATTCACTTTCGCTCCTTGACGCTGAAGTAGGGTGTGTTGAGGGTGTAATCCCTGTAGGGGCGCAAGTCCTTGCGCCCAGCGCCGCCCGTGAGCGCCCGCCGCTAAAGCAGCGGGCTAGAAGTAACCACCCCTTCGGGGCTTAAAAAACATCGCTGCCCAGGGGTTTCTGCTTTCTTCACTCCAAAAGTTTTTTGCACTTAGTTGACATTCTAACCCGCCTCCCACCCGCACCCCCGTAGAGACGCCCCCAAGGGCGTCCGCGTCCTACTCCCATTCCCTGCAAGCGGGGAATGGCGACTGCTGCGCAGTAACCGGGGCGGATAGGGGTTCTTCTAGAAACCACTGTGCTGCGCCCCCTAGTTTGGCGGAAAAATGCAGCGGAAGCCAACATAGGGATAGGTGCTGGTGGCATTCCCTACACTGCCGCGTGAGGTGCTGGTGATCCTCAGCGCATCGTCATCATATGCCCCACCGCGAATCACGACATCATCATTGGCGGTGGCAGTGCGATCTAGATCAGCAGCAGTGAACGGATCGCGGTACGGGCTGTTCGTCCATTCGGCAACATTCCCCGCCATATGCTGCGCCCCCACCCATGATGCGCCCTCTGGGTAATTTGTCTGGGCGGGCAAAGGGCTACCGGTGAGGGAATCCTCATCGTACACAGCGTGTTCAGTCGTTGGCGTGTTGTTGCCCCAAGGGTAAAGCCGTCCATCAACCCCCCGTGCGGCATATTCCCATTCTTTTTCTAAGGGAAGTCGTCCCCCAACGAATTGGCAATAATGGAGGGCATTCCGCTGTGAGATACCGGTTTGCGGCATCGTCTCTGGGCTGGATTCACTCCCCGAAGGAACCTCGCATGGATATTTCGTCGCTTGGACACACTGCGCGTAATCGCCCACGCTGACCTCATACTCGCCAATCCAAAACGGCGTGTCAATCGTCACGGAGAGCGTTTTCCCCGCCGGATCGCCCATCAGGAAACGCCCTGCCGGAACATAGACAACGGGCAGCCCCTTGATTACCTTTCTTTCGGTAAGAAACGCCACCGATGTTCCGGCGGGGAGCAGCGTTGCCGTTGGGGTCGGGGTGGCGGTGGGTATATCCGTTGGGGTGTAGGTGAAGGTTGGTGTCGCGGTGGGCAGCGGGGTATCCGTCGCCGTTGGGGTAGCGGTGGGTGTTGGCGTAAAGGTGGCGGTATCGGTGAAGGTCGGCGTTGGCGTAAAGGTTGCCGTGTGGGTGGGCGTCGCGGTGAAGGTGGGGGTGAAGGTCGCCGTATCCGTTGGGGTCGGCGTGGCGCTAGGAAGGGTGGGGGTATACGTCGGTGTTTCGGTGAAGGTAGGGGTGAAGGTTGCCGTTGCGCTGAGGATCAGGGCAATTTGGGTTGAGGTCTGGTCAAGGATCAGGGCAGCGCTGGGGGTGTTTGCCTGCCCTCTGGTAAGCATAATGATGATGAGCAGCAGGGCGACGATTAAGGCAATACCAGCGATGAATACAATGGGCATAGAGCGGGCAGGGGAGTGATCCCCGCCAATGCTCTTGTCACCGTTTAACGCCTTTTTAAGCGCTTGGAAAAATGCCCCCGCCGATGGATAGCGATCTTGTTTATCCTTAGCCAGCGCCTTTTGCAATACGTCATTAATGGCAGGCAGTAAATCCTTGCGATGCTCTTGGATCGATGGGGGTGGATTTAGAATGTGCATCGTCATCATGGCGGCGGAGGTTGTTCCGTTGAAAGGAACCCTTCCCGCTAACAACTCATAGGTCATCACCCCTAACGCATAGACATCGGTACGGGCGTCTAACTCCTTACCCTCCCATTGTTCTGGGGGCATGTAGGAGGGCGTTCCAATTATCATGGAGGTCTGAGTCAGTTGGGTATTGCTTTCAACCATTTTTGCTATCCCGAAATCGGTTAAATAAGCGTTTCCTTCCTTGTCCAACATAATATTGGCTGGTTTTAAATCGCGGTGAACAATCCCTTTTTGATGAGCATGATCGAGGGCTTCACTGATCTGTTCGACATAAGCAAGGATTTCCTCGCTTGAAAGTTGTTTAGTTTGCTTTTGGCGCTCTTGCACCAAATCAGCCAGCGATCCCCCCCCCACCAAACGCATGGTCAGGTAGATCGTGTTCTCATACGTTCCTGAATCAAAGACGGGCAGAATATGGGGATGATCCAAACCGGCGATAGTTCTAATTTCACGTTCAAACCGCGTGATAAACTGCGAATTACCTATATTATTGGGGTTAATCATTTTGAGAGCAACTTCCCGACTCATGTTTATCTGCCACGCTTTGTACACCGTCGCCATCCCACCCCTGCCCAGAATGCCGCTAATACTATAATTTCCTATGGTTTTGCCGATCATGGGGTCAGAAGAATTCAAGGGCGTGGAGTCGGTCATAGCGATCTATCCCCCATATAGGTGCTGTTGATCACAGAGTATCCCTTATTATTGTAAAGTGAGCGGTTATGTGTAGTCAACTCAGAAAAACTAATCACATCTGTGACAGTATTGTGACAAGATGTCGAATCGAATTGCCTGAGTCTTCCTATATACTAAGTATCGATAACATACCAATGATTAACACTATCCAAATGATTCGCAAATGAGTTAAGGTCTTGGCACCTATCGTCCACATTGGGTTTGGGATAGGGATTAGCTGCAATGTACACCATCCTACTTATCGAAGATAACGCTCAGACTGCCCGCATGGTACAGAAAGTGCTGGAGACAGCCGATATGACAGTCCATTATGCCCCTAATGGGATGACTGGCTTGGGGCTGGCACAAGAGTATGCCTTTGATCTGATCTTGCTGGACATTCACCTCCCCGACCTTGATGGAAAAGTGGTTGCCGCCAATCTACGCGGGAACGTCGCCCCAATCATCGCCTTCAGCGCCGATGACAGTCCCCGTTCGCGGAAGATGGCGGCTGCTTTTGGCTGCCATAATTTTATTGCCAAACCAATCAATACACGGCTGTTTCCGACGCAAATCACAGAGATGATTGCCCATCATCGGGAGGCGGGTGAACATGCCTAAACGAATTCTCTATGTCGAAGATAACTTCCAAAACCGCCGCCTTGTGCGGAAGATTCTGACGGCGGCTGGCTACGAGATGCTGGAAGCGGAAGATGGACAACGCGGTGTGGAGATGGCGCTGCGCGAAAAGCCCGATGTGATCCTCATGGATATCAATATGGGAGGGATGGACGGGATTCAAGCCACTGCTGCCCTTCGCGCCTCGGAAAGCGCGCACATCCCGATTGTGGCGCTGACCGCCGCCGCCATGAAAGGTGACCGCGAACGGATTTTGGCAGCGGGCTGTGATGGCTACCTGCAAAAGCCGATCAGCAAAGCGCTCCTGTTGGAGGCACTCGCCCACTATTTACGGAAATAAGCGGCAGGCGACCACACACCCCTACAGAGAGGGGGAGAGACGAACAGCGTCTTTTGCCTTTTAAGTCCCGTAGGGGTGGTCATGTTTAGCCCGCTGCTTTAGCGGCAAGCGACCACACAGGTGCGCCCGCGCCGTTGCCAACACCCCACCTCGCCCCTTTTTCGCATTCTGACGACATCCTTCATCTCCGCTTAACGACCCTCTCGCTACAATAGGGATCAGGGTTGTTTTGCTATAGTCAGGTAAAGGATGCTGCCTTGTGGTGACTCCCAAAAATCTGCGGCGCGTGTTTTATGTGGAACTTCTCGTCAACCTCGCTTCGATCCTCGCGTTTATGTTCGGCGGGGCGGCGATCTTGGAACAATTCGGTGTGGCGGTGGTCACTCCGCCCCTCGTGGAGGCGTTTCAATGGTTTGCCACGCTCCTCATCGTAATCACCTACATCTTGGCGCGGGCGCTCTTTGCCCAGAATGATCGCGCCCTTCGCTATGTCCTTGAAGGCTATTTGATTGGCGATTTAGTCTACCTTGTCGTCCTCTTTCGCTTCGTCGGTGCTATTGGTGGAGTATGGACGTTTGGAAGTGTGTTTGGGTTAGCCTTCACCGTGTTTATTGCTACTATGCGTGTTTTGTATCTGTGGCAAACGCGGGGAAGGAGGAACGGGAAATGAACGGCTCAGAACGTTGTGAGCCAAAACAGGCGCCTTGATTCATTGCTTTAGCGGCGAGCCCCAGACGCGC from the Anaerolineales bacterium genome contains:
- a CDS encoding response regulator, which gives rise to MYTILLIEDNAQTARMVQKVLETADMTVHYAPNGMTGLGLAQEYAFDLILLDIHLPDLDGKVVAANLRGNVAPIIAFSADDSPRSRKMAAAFGCHNFIAKPINTRLFPTQITEMIAHHREAGEHA
- a CDS encoding thioredoxin domain-containing protein; amino-acid sequence: MNRLKDSTSPYLLQHAENPVDWYPWGEEAFAAARRDDKPMLLSIGYSACHWCHVMAHESFEDPDTAAIMNRDFLCVKVDREERPDIDDIYMQATLIFTQGHGGWPMTVFLLPDGRPFHAGTYYPSEDRYGMPSFRRILAGVIDAYRNRRAQAEAIAAEVAEGLQREGLGIGAEGRGETITAKRLDAAARKLLSGFDGIHGGLSKGRPKFPNPMNLEYLLRHFARTGETAAVDAVRFTLQKMARGGMYDQIGGGFHRYSVDERWLVPHFEKMFYDNAQLSRVYLHAWALTGDPFFKGIATEIYDYILREMTAPEGGFYSTTDADSEGEEGKFFVWSAAELREVLPAEEARAAIAYWGVTASGNFEGQTILNVPFEPAQVAANLDLSLEALMALIASAKDRLYAHRTHRIPPGRDEKILTAWNGLMLASLAEAARRLGREDYQAAAVRNAEFLLRTMRTPEGRLLRSHKDGKTQFNGYLEDYAALIDGLLELYQTTFAPRYFAEAEQLAGIVLSHFAAADGGFFDTSDDHEKLIARPRNMQDNATPSGSNLMAHVLLKLSAYTGEGRYEKAALAVLNPVANALSEYPAAFGEALNAAVLLVHGIDEVALIGESPPLRGVVLSGYRPFLVLAYAPAEPDETAIPPLLRGRTLVKGQPAAYVCRSFVCKRPATEAAALERALTGG
- a CDS encoding CapA family protein: MHRLRNAFAAGFALVLVAFLNFIPHQPLTAQGEGCAEPTGMLVDRTYRSAILGQTMTYALYLPPCYNADSQRYPTVYLMHGSDAVDTRYWVGLGVVDALDRGIKTGILPPMLVVLPFGDWIANNNQFNRVSWSTVFLSELMPNVEGNFRADPRRESRAIGGISRGGFWAFNIAFLHPDLFVSLGGHSPFFHPSHWQGANPLVLVNTLPNLETLRIWMDHGREDYAAPNIIEMNRLMEQRKLPHIYQVYAEGKHERKYWASHMMEYLLFYAQPWLPTAEVKETPTVGLPTLPTVTPTPLVALPLARPNLGAGEDAGEAIFLPVIAYKSILDPLPMESLRAARRGDLAPYLALDQTTAAALQARGVMLHPQTPIYPDEILVRELERQPRVWTLLPLTRLTPRLRLLMVDEVNPVYGLIDGTLADYPFAFAPFPREHLTTILISGVTAITRETRQVIEREGVEWAQGGLRGITRRADIFHVSNEVSFHEGCPRFRGGMPFGEFCSNVDHFPILTELGVDVVELSGNHNMDYQQPSYLSTLEMYAGAGIKTVGGGRNGGEARQPFLITGGGGRVAWVSCNDVGPRWAMATELEPGAATCDDGWLREALPRLQRENDVVIISIQWIESETQIPTRRQEAKAQDYADWGADVIIGTQAHLTQFARFLPNARGGESFVHYGLGNLFFDQTFDYKFSYMVEVYVYEGAVRTLALYPVVIEGQGRPRLMDAKSRIHFRSLTLK
- a CDS encoding aldo/keto reductase, which gives rise to MQYVRLGNTGLKVSRLCLGMMTYGSKQWREWMLDEGESRPLIKAALEAGINFFDTADVYSIGVSEEITGRALRDFARREEIIIATKVNGAMGSQPNNRGLSRKHIMQSIDDSLRRLGTEYIDLYQIHRFDPETPIEETLQALHDIVRAGKALYIGASSMYAWQFITMQHTAERHGWTRFVAMQNHYNLVYREEEREMIPYCQATGVGLIPWSPLARGFLAGNRPKGKQDGETLRSRTDNFAHQLYYQEADFAVANQVGVVAQKYGVKPAQIALAWMLQKGHISAPIIGVSKPYQLSEAVSALTITLEAEDIAALESPYAPHPVLGH
- a CDS encoding response regulator; amino-acid sequence: MPKRILYVEDNFQNRRLVRKILTAAGYEMLEAEDGQRGVEMALREKPDVILMDINMGGMDGIQATAALRASESAHIPIVALTAAAMKGDRERILAAGCDGYLQKPISKALLLEALAHYLRK
- a CDS encoding SUMF1/EgtB/PvdO family nonheme iron enzyme — encoded protein: MTDSTPLNSSDPMIGKTIGNYSISGILGRGGMATVYKAWQINMSREVALKMINPNNIGNSQFITRFEREIRTIAGLDHPHILPVFDSGTYENTIYLTMRLVGGGSLADLVQERQKQTKQLSSEEILAYVEQISEALDHAHQKGIVHRDLKPANIMLDKEGNAYLTDFGIAKMVESNTQLTQTSMIIGTPSYMPPEQWEGKELDARTDVYALGVMTYELLAGRVPFNGTTSAAMMTMHILNPPPSIQEHRKDLLPAINDVLQKALAKDKQDRYPSAGAFFQALKKALNGDKSIGGDHSPARSMPIVFIAGIALIVALLLIIIMLTRGQANTPSAALILDQTSTQIALILSATATFTPTFTETPTYTPTLPSATPTPTDTATFTPTFTATPTHTATFTPTPTFTDTATFTPTPTATPTATDTPLPTATPTFTYTPTDIPTATPTPTATLLPAGTSVAFLTERKVIKGLPVVYVPAGRFLMGDPAGKTLSVTIDTPFWIGEYEVSVGDYAQCVQATKYPCEVPSGSESSPETMPQTGISQRNALHYCQFVGGRLPLEKEWEYAARGVDGRLYPWGNNTPTTEHAVYDEDSLTGSPLPAQTNYPEGASWVGAQHMAGNVAEWTNSPYRDPFTAADLDRTATANDDVVIRGGAYDDDALRITSTSRGSVGNATSTYPYVGFRCIFPPN